One Mailhella massiliensis DNA segment encodes these proteins:
- a CDS encoding DUF6110 family protein: MNENLKYGLFFLGGVALGAVGAVAVSRGKLDIKPFATELMSRGLDVKDALLARAEAVREDMEDMVAEAHAVSEQRRAKAEEA, translated from the coding sequence ATGAACGAGAATCTCAAGTACGGCCTGTTCTTTCTTGGCGGCGTCGCTCTCGGCGCGGTGGGCGCTGTGGCGGTGAGCCGCGGCAAGCTCGATATCAAGCCCTTTGCCACCGAGCTCATGAGCCGCGGGCTGGACGTGAAGGATGCGCTTCTCGCCCGGGCCGAAGCCGTGCGCGAAGACATGGAAGACATGGTGGCCGAAGCCCACGCCGTTTCCGAACAGCGCAGGGCGAAGGCCGAGGAAGCGTAG
- a CDS encoding HMA2 domain-containing protein, which produces MASITDCITSFIDGRVRLRHFALKDASVAETVCAVVGGVEGVESVQANPVTGSLLIFYDTEKLSRQQLLELAEQGAALLPEEEKGRSRRADVCTGLLDTILSRSATRLANRAMLVSLLLSLAGAFAGMGNLHRVTGAAFTLASLQHMAAHRKTLW; this is translated from the coding sequence ATGGCTTCCATCACCGACTGCATCACAAGTTTCATCGACGGCCGCGTACGTCTTCGCCACTTTGCGCTGAAGGATGCTTCCGTGGCCGAAACGGTCTGTGCCGTGGTGGGCGGCGTGGAAGGCGTGGAAAGCGTGCAGGCCAACCCCGTCACCGGTTCCCTGCTTATTTTCTACGATACGGAAAAGCTGAGCCGGCAGCAGCTTCTGGAACTGGCAGAGCAGGGCGCGGCTCTGTTGCCGGAGGAGGAAAAGGGGCGGAGCAGGAGGGCGGATGTCTGTACCGGCCTGCTCGATACGATTCTTTCCCGCAGCGCCACGCGCCTTGCCAACCGTGCCATGCTTGTTTCCCTGTTGCTTTCCCTTGCCGGAGCCTTTGCCGGCATGGGGAACCTGCATCGCGTCACCGGCGCGGCCTTTACGCTGGCAAGCCTTCAGCACATGGCCGCGCACAGAAAAACGCTCTGGTAA
- a CDS encoding D-isomer specific 2-hydroxyacid dehydrogenase family protein — protein sequence MNIAVFEVSNDERAELDRLARTLDVNLRLVEGNLSMDTLSSAEGCEAVSTLGRSRLNREVLGALKGMGIRYASTRTIGVDHIDLAAAKENGIRVSHASYPPDAVADFTLMLILMVLRRYKPAMWRQQVNDYSLFGLMGRSLRRQTVGVVGTGSIGAAVIRSLAGFGCRILAYNLVECEELRPYATFVDLDTLYRESDIITFHVPATPETRRMVNRESLSRMKDGVILINTARGELMDIDAVTEGIETEKIGSLAMDVFENEQGIYHADRKTDILRNKDMVYLRQFPNVVLTQHMAFYTEESIISMVDCGIESLLDMKAGRPTKLEVSA from the coding sequence ATGAATATCGCCGTGTTTGAAGTCAGTAACGACGAAAGGGCGGAACTCGACCGTCTTGCCCGCACGCTCGACGTGAACCTCCGTCTGGTGGAAGGCAACCTTTCCATGGATACCCTTTCTTCTGCCGAAGGCTGCGAGGCCGTGTCCACGCTGGGCCGCAGCCGCCTCAACCGCGAGGTTCTCGGCGCGCTCAAGGGCATGGGCATACGCTATGCCTCCACCCGCACCATAGGCGTGGACCATATCGATCTTGCCGCCGCGAAGGAAAACGGCATTCGCGTAAGCCATGCCTCCTATCCGCCCGATGCCGTGGCCGACTTCACCCTCATGCTCATTCTCATGGTGCTGCGCCGTTACAAGCCCGCCATGTGGCGTCAGCAGGTGAACGACTATTCCCTTTTCGGACTCATGGGCCGCAGCCTGCGCCGTCAGACCGTGGGCGTGGTGGGCACGGGCAGCATCGGCGCCGCCGTGATACGTTCCCTTGCCGGATTCGGCTGCCGCATTCTGGCCTACAATCTTGTGGAATGCGAGGAACTGCGCCCCTATGCCACCTTCGTGGACCTCGATACCCTGTACCGGGAAAGCGACATCATTACCTTCCATGTGCCCGCCACGCCTGAAACGCGGCGCATGGTGAACCGCGAAAGCCTTTCCCGCATGAAGGACGGCGTCATTCTCATCAACACCGCCCGGGGCGAGCTTATGGATATCGACGCCGTGACCGAGGGCATCGAAACGGAGAAGATCGGTTCCCTTGCCATGGACGTGTTCGAGAACGAGCAGGGCATCTATCATGCCGACAGAAAGACCGACATCCTGAGAAACAAGGACATGGTCTACCTGCGCCAGTTCCCCAACGTGGTGCTCACCCAGCACATGGCCTTCTATACGGAGGAATCCATCATCAGCATGGTGGACTGCGGCATAGAAAGCCTGCTGGACATGAAGGCGGGCAGGCCCACGAAGCTGGAAGTTTCCGCATAA
- a CDS encoding heavy metal translocating P-type ATPase, whose product MKFVLVHRIPGRARLRGEKRFGVRTAEALADGLDAVAGMEGVRVNPRTGSVLLLYSEEDALARACLFLNGAECTEQKPVPARVPAAAAEGRPSLFPFFRYLFLRPLLPLAVNMVTAFSGALPYLRRCVSSLMHGRLDVDALDGTAIAISLLRRDFGTVGLLTLLLGFGDALERYTQKKSLENLASHLALQVDRVWVLRHGEEMLIPFSALEESDLVIVRAGSAIPVDGVVARGTASVNESSMTGEPMGVMRAAGASVYAGTVVEDGEIHVRPTSIGRDTRMQQIVRFIENTEQMKAGIQGRFEKLADRAVPFTFGLAGLVWLFTRNLTRAASVLLVDYSCALRLATPLAILAAMNEGVKHKVMVKGGRFLEALASVDTVVFDKTGTLTQSRPEVARVVPAAGFDENEVLRLSACLEEHFPHPVARAVVHGAEERNLRHAEEHTEVEYVVAHGIASHWKGKRVLLGSRHYLSQDEHVDLSPMEEHIAALSREGYSLLYLAVDGSIAGIIAMEDPLRPESPALIRRLREMGVSHVLMLTGDDVRTASVVAEKLGITEFRAQVLPEDKARVVRELREEGRTVLMLGDGINDSPALSSADVGVTLRDGADLAREVADVVLMGGSLKELVTALELGRGAMRRIHFNFAATMALNSAFLFGGLTGLLQPGISAVLHNLTTLGVSLNAMRPALPRGE is encoded by the coding sequence ATGAAGTTTGTGTTGGTCCATCGTATTCCGGGCCGCGCCCGCCTGCGCGGAGAAAAACGCTTCGGGGTACGCACGGCCGAGGCTCTGGCCGACGGGCTGGATGCCGTTGCCGGTATGGAGGGTGTGCGCGTCAATCCGCGTACCGGGAGCGTGCTGCTTCTTTACAGCGAAGAAGACGCGCTGGCGCGTGCCTGTCTTTTTTTGAACGGCGCGGAGTGCACGGAACAAAAGCCCGTGCCTGCGCGTGTGCCGGCCGCTGCTGCGGAAGGGCGGCCGAGTCTCTTTCCTTTTTTCCGCTATCTTTTTCTGCGCCCGCTGCTGCCTCTGGCGGTGAACATGGTGACCGCGTTTTCCGGCGCGCTGCCGTATCTTCGCCGCTGCGTCTCCTCTCTTATGCACGGGAGGCTGGATGTGGACGCGCTGGACGGCACGGCCATAGCCATTTCCCTGCTCCGGCGCGATTTCGGCACCGTGGGGCTGCTCACGCTTCTTCTCGGTTTCGGTGACGCGCTGGAACGCTACACGCAGAAGAAGTCGCTGGAAAATCTGGCCTCCCATCTGGCGCTTCAGGTGGACAGGGTGTGGGTGCTGCGCCACGGGGAAGAAATGCTCATTCCCTTTTCCGCGCTGGAGGAAAGCGACCTTGTCATCGTGCGCGCCGGTTCCGCCATTCCGGTGGACGGCGTGGTCGCACGGGGTACGGCCTCGGTGAACGAATCCTCCATGACCGGGGAACCCATGGGCGTCATGCGCGCTGCGGGGGCTTCGGTATATGCGGGCACCGTGGTGGAGGACGGGGAAATCCATGTACGCCCCACCAGCATAGGCAGGGATACGCGCATGCAGCAGATCGTGCGCTTCATCGAAAACACCGAACAGATGAAGGCGGGCATACAGGGCCGTTTTGAAAAGCTGGCCGACAGGGCCGTGCCCTTCACCTTCGGTCTGGCAGGGCTGGTCTGGCTGTTCACGCGCAACCTTACCCGTGCGGCTTCCGTGCTGCTGGTGGACTATTCCTGCGCGCTGCGCCTTGCCACCCCGCTGGCCATTCTTGCCGCCATGAACGAAGGCGTGAAGCACAAGGTCATGGTCAAGGGCGGGCGTTTTCTGGAAGCGCTCGCCTCCGTGGATACCGTGGTCTTCGACAAAACGGGCACGCTCACCCAGTCGCGGCCGGAAGTGGCCCGCGTCGTGCCTGCCGCGGGTTTTGATGAAAACGAGGTGCTCCGTCTTTCCGCCTGTCTGGAGGAACACTTCCCCCATCCCGTGGCGCGCGCCGTGGTGCACGGTGCGGAAGAGCGCAACCTGCGCCATGCCGAGGAACATACCGAAGTGGAATATGTGGTGGCCCACGGCATAGCCTCCCACTGGAAGGGCAAGCGCGTGCTTCTGGGCAGCCGCCACTATCTTTCGCAGGATGAGCATGTGGATCTTTCCCCCATGGAAGAGCATATCGCCGCCCTTTCCCGCGAGGGGTATTCGCTGCTTTATCTCGCCGTGGACGGCAGCATCGCGGGCATCATCGCCATGGAAGATCCGCTCCGGCCGGAAAGCCCGGCGCTCATCCGTCGTCTGCGTGAGATGGGCGTTTCCCATGTGCTCATGCTCACCGGCGACGATGTGCGCACCGCCTCCGTCGTGGCGGAAAAACTCGGCATCACGGAGTTCCGCGCTCAGGTTCTGCCGGAAGACAAGGCCCGCGTGGTGCGCGAACTCAGGGAAGAGGGGCGTACGGTGCTCATGCTCGGCGACGGCATCAACGATTCTCCGGCGCTTTCCTCCGCGGATGTGGGCGTGACGTTGCGCGACGGGGCCGACCTGGCCCGCGAAGTGGCCGATGTGGTGCTCATGGGCGGTTCCCTGAAGGAACTCGTCACGGCGCTGGAACTCGGCCGCGGAGCCATGCGGCGCATTCATTTCAATTTTGCCGCCACCATGGCTCTGAATTCCGCCTTCCTGTTCGGCGGCCTTACCGGTCTGCTCCAGCCCGGAATTTCGGCGGTACTTCACAATCTCACCACGCTGGGCGTGTCGCTCAACGCCATGCGCCCGGCCCTGCCCAGGGGGGAATGA
- a CDS encoding DUF554 domain-containing protein: MTGTIVNTAAILCGSVLGSVLRKGIKEKYQTALFDAMGFSAVAIGVNAVVANMPNSEYPVLFILSMALGSFLGAVWDWDGKFQNFARRMGSSDLGRGLATAILLFCIGTLSILGPIESAVHNNHTFLFTNATLDFVTSMVLASTYGLGIAFAAPVLFCWQGGLYLLGLWLGSFVPRALLTEVSIVGGILILVSGVSMLRIKDCKTLNMLPSLFVSVVFYGLAVTFL, encoded by the coding sequence ATGACAGGTACCATAGTCAACACTGCGGCCATACTTTGCGGAAGCGTGCTCGGAAGCGTGCTCCGCAAGGGCATCAAGGAAAAATATCAGACCGCGCTTTTCGATGCCATGGGCTTTTCCGCCGTGGCCATAGGCGTGAATGCCGTGGTAGCCAACATGCCCAACAGCGAGTACCCCGTCCTTTTCATTCTGAGCATGGCTCTGGGGAGCTTCCTCGGCGCCGTGTGGGACTGGGACGGCAAGTTTCAGAATTTTGCCCGCCGCATGGGCAGTTCCGATCTGGGGCGCGGGCTTGCCACGGCCATACTGCTTTTCTGCATAGGCACGCTCTCCATTCTCGGCCCCATCGAAAGCGCGGTGCACAACAACCACACCTTCCTCTTCACCAACGCCACGCTGGATTTCGTCACCTCCATGGTGCTGGCATCCACCTACGGGCTGGGCATAGCCTTTGCCGCGCCCGTGCTCTTCTGCTGGCAGGGGGGGCTGTACCTTCTCGGGCTGTGGCTCGGTTCCTTCGTTCCCCGCGCGCTTCTTACGGAAGTGTCCATCGTGGGGGGCATACTCATACTTGTTTCCGGCGTCTCCATGCTCCGCATCAAGGACTGCAAGACGCTGAACATGCTGCCCTCGCTGTTCGTCAGCGTGGTTTTCTACGGCCTTGCGGTCACCTTCCTGTAG
- a CDS encoding peptidylprolyl isomerase — MRKLLISCLVLAAALVLGPACQAQAGGKTMVTLQTTKGDIVLELDAEKAPNTTKNFLEYVKSGFYDGTIFHRVIPGFMIQGGGFDKNMVQKSTRDPIENEANNGLKNNTYTIAMARTQAPHSATAQFFINVADNNFLNFTAPTMQGWGYAVFGKVVKGQDVVDAIAGVPTTSHYPHQDVPVEPVIIKKAVID, encoded by the coding sequence ATGCGCAAACTTCTCATATCCTGCCTGGTGCTCGCGGCCGCTCTCGTACTCGGTCCCGCCTGCCAGGCCCAAGCTGGAGGAAAAACCATGGTCACGCTTCAGACCACCAAGGGCGACATCGTTCTGGAACTCGATGCCGAAAAGGCTCCCAACACCACGAAGAACTTTCTGGAATATGTGAAGTCCGGCTTCTACGACGGCACCATCTTCCACCGCGTCATTCCCGGCTTCATGATTCAGGGCGGCGGCTTCGACAAGAACATGGTGCAGAAGAGCACCCGCGACCCCATTGAAAACGAAGCCAACAACGGCCTGAAGAACAACACCTACACCATCGCCATGGCCCGCACCCAGGCTCCCCACTCCGCCACGGCGCAGTTCTTCATCAACGTGGCCGACAACAACTTCCTCAACTTCACCGCTCCCACCATGCAGGGCTGGGGTTATGCCGTGTTCGGCAAGGTGGTGAAGGGTCAGGACGTGGTGGATGCCATTGCAGGCGTACCCACCACCAGCCACTACCCCCATCAGGATGTGCCGGTGGAACCCGTCATCATCAAAAAGGCCGTCATCGACTAA